The Glycine soja cultivar W05 chromosome 4, ASM419377v2, whole genome shotgun sequence genomic sequence gatgctaaaaatcttcctttttgatattttcatgatctttttctcttttaatctatccttttcatatctgcaagccataaataataaaaatatcaattcccaTCATTTCGGccaaaaataactgctaaataaatatttttaaagatatttcaatatattttttttttataaaaaatagctcatatttagcagttatcatgtACTGTGGTTCATCCGCTAAGGATGTAGTTGATCCGCTAGGGATTTAGTTGATCCGCTAGGGATTTAGTTGATCCGCATTAGAGGTAGGTTATATAATGTAGATGATAAGCAATTGATGTAGGTGATCCGTAATGGAATTTGGtatacgaatcaagttgatccgcaatTGATGTAGCTGATCCGTAATGGAATTTGgtatacggatcaagttgatccaaaaGAAGtatacagatcaagttgatccataagaaGCATACAGTTGATTTGTAAGCTTctcacggatcaacttgatctgtataCTTCtttcggatcaacttgatccgtaactcGTATACGGATGAACTTAATTCGAAAGAAggttatggatcaagttgatctgtaaccTTCTTACGGAtgaacttgatccgtatgacccggttttaattaaaaaaaatgtaaaacatgtttaaattgatgaaatatgttttttatttgggtttagggttagttttgAGGGTTTTAGGTTGAAGTAGAATACGAATGAATAAtgaaataagtttaaaattttgCTGTAATTGTTTGATGTTGATATTAGTTTGAAATTTGATTATGCTACATTGTTTGGTTTGTATTGTACTATTTGATTTGTCTGAACATGAACATGTTGATATTGGTTTGAAATTTGTTTAGTTTGTATTACTTTTGACTTCAGTGGAAAACCTCAATAAATCAATTTAGGGCAAGTATCCCTTTGGTGAAgaccaattaaaaattgaaacaaatgtGTGAATTGGGGAGTGAAAATTACTTGTTCTTATTGCCTTTTTGGATTATACTCATCAATAGCTAATTTTGTGCAAGTATTACACACAAAATCATGCAATTGAATAATTGCATAACATGTACAAGGTTGCATAGAAAAATGTAATGTACTAATATCTTTGTTGAGTTGCACATTTTGAAATAtgctttcctttttctcttcattttaaggtcatcaacataaaataaagacaTTATAACATGCAACTAAAAACAACTGAGTCTTGACTCTTAACTAAAACATGAGCcatctcttctctttttctttgcttGTTACTAAATTTGAGGCAGAGGCATGAACTTCTTCAGCATATGCCAAAGGCTTGCGggtttcatttaattttctcatAGCACCCTTATACATAGCCTTCTCTTTTCTATTGGCATTAACAATGTGCTCAAGCTTTTCAACCCTAATCTTCAAATCCTTCACCTTTTCCTCATAAGCAACCAATGCTCGTCTATCCACCTTCTTACCTTCCTCAGAAGCTTTACTTTGCCGCTTTTTCATCGATCCACCCCCAAAAGCCTTGTTGTGCAATGCCAGGTGATTGTTTATTAATGCAAAGACATCTGATGGCGATTCTTCATCCTCTTTTGTTGCACGGTTCGCTTTTGCAAATTTCTTCTCGCGTTTTCTCTTGCCACCTCGGCTCTATTTCTTCTTGCCTTGCTTTTCTTTGTTCTGTTCCCTTTTATGAGACTCGAGTGCATAATCTAAGGACTGCTTTGGTGGAAGCACCTTCACTGCTATAGGGTCCAACATTCCCTGACCGGTTATACCTAAACCCATTCCTTATTTGTACCCCATATTAGCCATCATTTTGGAAGCTATCTCTTTAGTGTGGTTCTCCCACTTGGCAAATGTCGCAGTTTCAGTTTGAATACCTGTCTGTAGATTGGTACTCTCCAAAATTCCTATACCTTGcgattcctcctcctcctcataGCCAATTGAATTCGATTGATCTAAGCTGGAATCGCTCTCTATGTCACTCATTTCTGCATGCTCAGACAGTGCCATTTGTTCTGCACCAAGTAACGCATTTGAAAGGTCACGGGTTCCATTCCTCTGCCAacacaaaattaacaattaaaaaccaGTATCCCTCTGGCATGTTTCGACTGAGTTGAGCAGTTGACAAATAGTACTATTTTCAAGAATTCTTGTCATCCCTTACATCTAATGTTGGACAAGAAAATGAACTGCGAAATTGGGAGCACTTCAATTCAACCTTAAGGTCAACTTTGAAGATACCAAACACCAAACATGgcctttcacatttttttaaataataaatacattaatataGAATTATGACAAATGTAGGATTAGGGCCAGGGCTAGGCCTAGTGTAAACCTATTCTTTTCCAGTCATGACATACgaggattaagtcaaatgacttcCTGTCCCAACATCTTTTCCATTTCTATTCTTGGTTCCTAGCAGTATGAAATTCGAGTTAAACCAAATGACTTTAATTAAGCGCATATACAATTTGTGATGAATTTGCTAAACatataaaatttgtatatgTTTAGTGATGGAATTTGTGGTAGACATTTGCTAATCATGGTTAGGACtagaggtttaggtcgtgccttAGGTAGGGTTATTGGCAGAGCTCTAGGGAGAGAGGATCGTCATGATTCAGATGATGCTCTCCAGCGGCGAAGGCCTACAGCATCAAAACGTAGGCAATGGGAAGCTGCCCCTGTTGTCGAGGATGAGCCTGTGGTAGCTGCAGAGGAGCCTGTGGTAGCTATAGACGTACATGCACCTGGTGCAGACACAGCTGATGATGTTGAGGGATTTCCAGGTGGGCCGCGTGACCCATTAGTGCTTACAGAGTATGCTGACCATGTTGCAATCAGCGTATAGAACGAagaggtatttataattttcaatttaacttatttgttaagtatatgttattattgaaatttgtgttcctttaaattattatgttaataaAGTGTTTgttcctttatacttcaattcatgaccgtcctgaattgaagttatCCTTCCATGAGAGGAAGGTGCAAAAATTTGGTAGGCCTACTTCTGAGATTGAGGGCCTAGTTGTTGCCATGAGACTAAGTCCTTTGATTGCATGTTCAGTAGACACTGGCGATTGGGGACTTATATCCGCGTtcgtggagaggtggcacaggGAAACTAGTAGATTCCATCTTTCCGTGGGGGAGGTTAGCATCACCCTCGATGATGTGGCATCTCTGCTTCATCTTCCCATTGTTGGCGCCTTCCATACCTTCAAGCCTCTGCACGTCGACGAGGTCGTGTTGATGTTGGTGGAGTTACTAGAGGTCTCTGGAGAGGCAGCCAGGGCCGAGACAGCACAGTGCCATGGACCATATGTACGCCTATCTTGACTATGAGATATATATCATAGCAGATGTCAGGCCAGACATTGGACAATTGCAGCTCATGCctatcttcttcatcttctaggttgcactctttttactaacaagagtgcaacccatGTTCATGTTGTCTTCTTAGACGCTCTGCGTGACTTGAGTCAGAGTGGGAGgtatgcatggggagctgctGCCCTAGTGCATATGTACGATCATTTGAATGATGCTTGTAGGAGTAGCAGTCGACAGCTTGCTGCTTGCTGGTTACATCACTCTCTTACAggtaattaatatgtttttcataaattaattacaaCAATGTTTTAAATAAGGTATTTAAGACattcatttgaaatttgtatGATTTTGATGTAATAGTGTTGGATATATGAGCACTTTTCATCAGTTACGGAGTGTATGGTTGATCCGGACTACGATGAGGTGTCACCACATGCATATCGGTGGATAGCTACGAAGGCGATTGTGAAGTCCATATCTAGAGCGATGTACAGGCAGTGTCTGGATCAACTCAGGATTCCCATGTTTGTTGGATGCCTTATGGGGAGCACCGACCCTTTCGgtagtttgatttgatttcatgCTTTTCCGGTCAGCTCTGATGGGAGCCCGTTGCCATCAGACACCGACCAGAGAGGGTCATGCGCCAGTTTGGATACGTCTAGAGTATTCCTGTAGAGGTTGTCGTTTCATGGGTGTCATTTGAAGAAATAGACGATAGCTGGATGCACTACTCAGACCATCTTGCATCAGCAGGTGAGATATGTCTTGTGCCAGGTCAGTGTGCGCCCGACTACATGGATTGGTTCTTCGTCATTTCTCATCCTTTCATGACCGCGACGCAGCAATCAGATCCGCCGCGACATCCACCTGCGACGCATGATGCCTCATTCGTGGAGCCACATATCCTTTAGGTCCCCGAGCCACCAACAACACTGACACATGCCCGTTCTGATGTGGACCGGActagacatgcagtggtaagtgtTACTATTTTCTTAGTTGTATCAAATGTCATTTAcgtcaattattttaatactaatttgtttgttttgtatttaacaGGATGCTTGCCATGCGATCGCTGAAAGGTTGGAGCGTCTactcaaccttaggatagtcatGGTTGGCACAGAGACACACGAGGTCATGGAACAATGCATCAAGATTGCCAGGGGTGTCATAGAAGACCACATTGTGTATGTGAGGTCTCGACGTAGGCGGCGCACGGATTAGCCATAGTTTCTTTACACATTTGATATTATCATATTTGgacaatgtatatatttttcttgtatttgaaatttttttgtttttgactgaacattttgtatatttgaagttattttggtttataatattagtattaacattaaaatctgaattttcaATTACTTAATTCCAAATTCATTCCAAATTCGTCGAAATAGTCTGAATGTGATTCCAAATTGAAGCAAACAActaaaaactattttgaaataATACAATATGGATCTcactaattttgaaatttattttttcttattctcttaccaatttaaccaattttttcttattctcttaCTTACCTGTAATTTTTTCTCAGTTTCTCTAAACTTAGTTATATCTAATtccataatatatcatgacactacaaattaaaatactccATTTAGAGAGTACCATATTTAAATCAGactttcttaacattttattttctttctttggatTTGCATTCACTCATTGCATATGCAATTAGTAAATAgataaatatcttaattatatgaaattactcttttttttatttgtaaattaaGTTTATGGTAACTAGTGAAATGACTAGTTATTCTTAAGAGAGTGAGAGAAACAAATTTGGACTATACAACTATATAAAAATGgtcaaaattatgataaaaatattatcaaagttTAATGTCATACgatcacttaaaaaattatataatttttttaaaaaaaattcacataatattatatgttttaatCTTTATCCTTCATGATAAGATTAACtaccattatttatttttctcactaaATAAATcccttgtattttatattttttgttattaaatgaaattaaatttataaagtcTTATAAAATTGTTGAATTTAAACCACCAACCACACTAATGCTAGGTGAGTAATGTCGGAGTAGGACTCGAGGTCCTTAGGa encodes the following:
- the LOC114410535 gene encoding protein MAIN-LIKE 2-like, with translation MVRTRGLGRALGRVIGRALGREDRHDSDDALQRRRPTASKRRQWEAAPVVEDEPVVAAEEPVVAIDVHAPGADTADDVEGFPGGPRDPLVLTEYADHVAISCLFLYTSIHDRPELKLSFHERKVQKFGRPTSEIEGLVVAMRLSPLIACSVDTGDWGLISAFVERWHRETSRFHLSVGEVSITLDDVASLLHLPIVGAFHTFKPLHVDEVVLMLVELLEVSGEAARAETAQCHGPYSATHVHVVFLDALRDLSQSGRYAWGAAALVHMYDHLNDACRSSSRQLAACWLHHSLTVTECMVDPDYDEVSPHAYRWIATKAIVKSISRAMYRQCLDQLRIPISDGSPLPSDTDQRGSCASLDTSRVPEPPTTLTHARSDVDRTRHAVDACHAIAERLERLLNLRIVMVGTETHEVMEQCIKIARGVIEDHIVYVRSRRRRRTD